From one Nitrososphaerota archaeon genomic stretch:
- a CDS encoding ribonuclease P protein subunit: MSVSNIVFHELIGLHVAVVESSDETLKGLSGEVIDETKQTLKVKCEKGVKIVPKANVTLKVDLPDGESVNIYGKRIMHRPEDRIRRMSFRR, from the coding sequence ATGTCTGTTTCAAATATTGTATTTCATGAATTAATAGGTCTGCATGTTGCTGTTGTTGAAAGCAGTGACGAGACTTTGAAGGGTCTTTCAGGCGAGGTTATTGATGAGACTAAGCAGACCCTCAAAGTGAAGTGCGAAAAGGGTGTGAAGATTGTGCCCAAGGCGAATGTTACTCTTAAGGTCGATTTGCCTGATGGAGAATCCGTAAATATCTACGGAAAAAGAATCATGCATCGACCCGAAGACAGAATTAGGAGGATGAGTTTCAGACGATGA